A genomic stretch from Myripristis murdjan chromosome 12, fMyrMur1.1, whole genome shotgun sequence includes:
- the b3galt9 gene encoding putative UDP-GlcNAc:betaGal beta-1,3-N-acetylglucosaminyltransferase LOC100288842, with protein sequence MQFCLCKLRTHQWCFLLFNVVLFHALLFGADFVEEYLLQPTPGVYTDAMVVDVREKARKLDLSSARENVSQAYPIANPHACRNSDLFLLTLIFSSPANVTQRDAVRKSWANKTHIQGFPVQVLFFLGSTQTSTAQEILMKESDHYGDMIQGHAVADSSLRSATERTLLALRWVVTICPVARFVLLTKDSVFVNLPTLGAYLLGLHRHPEDLYLGRVIQRASPDRDPTSPGYLPPTLYPEKYLPDYCDGTAYVLSQDVVRKVYVASALVHAPVPADVFVGLCAQRAGVTPTHSARFSGDKHIRYNACCYRYLFSSAGIGSEELGTVWADLGQEERKCSLLETYYGLVACKALTYLDKLSFFNSHSQDDTGSHG encoded by the exons ATGCAG TTCTGTCTTTGCAAGCTGCGCACTCACCAGTGGTGTTTCCTGCTCTTCAATGTGGTGCTCTTCCACGCTCTGTTGTTTGGAGCAGACTTTGTTGAGGAGTACCTCCTCCAGCCTACTCCAGGGGTCTATACTGATGCTATGGTTGTTGATGTCAGGGAGAAGGCAAGGAAACTGGACCTGAGCAGTGCCAGGGAGAATGTGTCCCAGGCCTACCCCATCGCTAACCCTCATGCCTGCCGAAACTCTgatctcttcctcctcactctcatCTTCAGCTCCCCAGCCAATGTCACCCAGAGAGATGCAGTCAGGAAGTCCTGGGCCAACAAGACACACATCCAAGGGTTTCCTGTACaggttcttttctttttaggaTCAACCCAGACCTCAACTGCACAAGAGATTCTCATGAAAGAGTCTGATCATTATGGTGACATGATCCAGGGTCACGCAGTAGCTGACTCCTCCCTCCGCAGCGCAACAGAGAGGACACTGCTGGCCCTTCGGTGGGTGGTCACCATTTGCCCTGTGGCACGCTTTGTCCTGCTGACCAAAGACTCTGTGTTTGTCAACCTGCCCACCCTCGGAGCCTATCTGCTGGGTCTACACAGGCACCCTGAGGACCTCTACCTCGGTAGGGTGATCCAGAGAGCCTCCCCTGATCGTGATCCCACTAGCCCTGGTTACCTGCCTCCAACCCTCTACCCTGAAAAGTATCTCCCTGATTACTGCGATGGGACCGCCTACGTTTTATCTCAGGATGTGGTCCGAAAAGTCTATGTAGCATCTGCTTTAGTCCATGCACCTGTGCcagctgatgtttttgttggccTTTGTGCCCAGAGGGCTGGTGTGACGCCAACCCACAGTGCCAGGTTCTCAGGGGACAAGCACATCCGCTACAATGCTTGCTGCTACCGCTATCTGTTCAGCTCAGCAGGGATAGGGAGTGAGGAACTGGGTACAGTGTGGGCAGACCTGGGgcaagaggaaagaaaatgctCACTGTTAGAGACTTACTATGGCCTGGTGGCCTGCAAGGCTCTCACCTACCTGGATAAACTGTCTTTCTTCAACTCACACAGCCAAGATGACACTGGCTCACATGGCTAA